From the genome of Bifidobacterium asteroides, one region includes:
- a CDS encoding MoxR family ATPase gives MALFPPRPSQSPSVQPSQDRQVPPISQDDLQRCRQLADRIRTRFSRTLVGQEKLREALILTLVASGHILIESVPGLAKTTAAQTLATSVSGSFKRIQCTPDLMPSDLVGTQVYDFSTQRFSTQLGPIHANFVLLDEINRSNAKTQSAMLEAMAEGATTIGGERIALPRPFMVIATQNPIEEEGTYNLPEAQMDRFMLKAVMTYPDADQETRMLQMLTSRGTDMPGKDDRDALTIPDVDFLRQKARQVHVAQPIMRYAVDLAATSRGAGSRPIQGLAEQVRLGASPRASIALVRIGQARALLTGRDYVIPEDLKAWAHSVLRHRILLTFEAQADGVSSDDIIDQIVDTVPVP, from the coding sequence ATGGCATTATTCCCACCTCGACCCAGTCAGTCCCCATCTGTTCAACCCAGTCAGGATCGGCAGGTTCCTCCAATCAGCCAGGACGACCTGCAACGTTGCCGTCAGTTGGCCGACCGGATCCGGACCCGCTTTTCAAGGACTCTGGTAGGCCAGGAGAAACTGCGCGAGGCCCTGATCCTGACGCTGGTGGCCTCGGGACACATCCTGATCGAATCTGTGCCCGGCCTGGCCAAGACCACTGCCGCCCAGACCCTGGCCACCTCGGTCTCCGGCAGCTTCAAGCGGATCCAGTGCACGCCCGATCTGATGCCCTCGGATCTGGTAGGCACCCAGGTCTACGACTTCTCCACACAGCGCTTTTCAACACAGCTGGGCCCCATCCACGCCAACTTCGTCCTCCTGGACGAGATCAACCGCTCCAACGCTAAGACGCAGTCAGCCATGCTGGAGGCCATGGCCGAGGGTGCCACCACAATCGGCGGCGAGCGCATAGCCCTGCCCCGGCCCTTCATGGTGATCGCCACCCAGAACCCCATTGAGGAAGAGGGCACATACAACCTGCCCGAGGCCCAGATGGACCGGTTCATGCTCAAGGCCGTCATGACCTATCCTGATGCCGACCAGGAGACACGAATGCTGCAGATGCTGACCAGCCGCGGCACCGATATGCCCGGCAAGGACGATCGTGATGCGCTGACCATCCCCGATGTGGACTTCCTGAGGCAGAAGGCCCGGCAGGTTCACGTGGCGCAGCCCATCATGCGATATGCGGTCGATCTGGCAGCCACCAGCAGGGGGGCTGGATCGCGACCCATCCAAGGGCTGGCAGAGCAGGTCAGGCTGGGAGCCAGTCCGCGCGCCTCCATCGCCCTGGTGCGCATCGGCCAGGCCAGAGCCCTGCTGACAGGCAGGGATTACGTCATTCCCGAGGATTTGAAGGCTTGGGCCCATTCGGTGCTCCGCCATCGGATCCTGCTGACTTTCGAGGCCCAGGCCGACGGCGTCAGCAGCGACGACATCATTGACCAGATCGTCGATACGGTGCCGGTGCCATGA